The genomic window GTGGCCTTTCGCGCGATGAACGAGCGCTCCGGGCGCGGCACCCCGCGTTACGGACAAGCGGCAGTGCGTAAAGGCGCTTCCGGTTCGAGTGCGTATCATGAGCCGTTCGGACTGTTCAGCCCCGCGCAAATGGTGGCGCTAGCGGCGCGGCGGCATATGCACCTCTACGGCACCAAGAGCGAACATTTCGGGGCTATCGCGGTGGCGTGCCGCACCCATGCCCAGAATAACCCCAATGCTGTCATGCGCGGCCGCCCGATCACCATTGAGGACCACCAGAGTTCGCGCATGATCGCCGACCCGCTGCATTTGCTGGACTGTTGTCTAGAAACCGATGGCGGCGCGGCGGTGGTTATTACCTCCGCTGAACGTGCGCGCGATCTCAAACATAAGCCCGCGCACATCATGGGCGGCGCGTTCGGTGCCGGAGCGTGGAACATCCATCGCGTGGTGAAGAACGTGGAGGCACCGGAGACCGAATCGACCGCCATTGCCAAAGTGCTGTTCGGTCGTGCCGGCGTTACTCACAAGGACATCGACGTCTGCTTTTTGTACGATCACTTCACGCCCCTGGTGCTCTTTGCCTTTGAAGAGCTAGGCTTTTGCCCACGCGGAGAAGGCGGTCCATTCGTATCGGATGGGAAGCTGCTCTATGCGAACGGGTCGCTGCCGTTCAACACCAGCGGCGGCAACCTGTCCGAAGGCTACATCCACGGCATGGAGAATACCATCGAAGCCGTGCGCCAGTTGCGCGGGCAAGCGACCAATCAAGTGAAAGACGCCGAGGTTGCTTTCGTCGCCTCAGGCAACGGCGTGCCCAACACCGCGATGATTCTGCATCGCTAAACGATGAACGCGGAACGATGAATGATGAACGGCAAACCGGATGCGTCTTTCATTCATCGTTCATCATTCGCCCTTCATCCTTCTTTTCTTAGTATCCCACTCTCCGCATCTGCTCATGGCTCATGCCGAAGTGGTGGCCGACTTCGTGAATGACCACACGCCGGACTAGGTCGCGGATGTCGCGCGGATGGTGGCAAGCGCGCACGATGGGCTGATAATAAATCTCGATCTTGTCGGGGAAATCCGTCAGCGGCGCGAACACCGAACGCCACGGTCTGGGAATGCCACGATAGAGACCGAACAGGTCATTCGGGTTGGTCAGCCCTTTCTCTTGGAGGACTTCTGGCGAGGGCTGGTCTTCGATCGTCACCGCGACGTTATCCAGCTTTTCTGCGATCTCGGCTGGGAGTGTATCCAGCGCCCGCACCACGAGGCGCGCGAACTCTTCTAACGAGGTGGTTTGGCGAAGGGAACGATCCGGATTGAGGTGAGAACATGGCGTCGTCACGCGGGGTTGCGGACGAGGCCGAAGGAATCTCCTGCGCCGAAAGGGTCTTTGTCTTAGCATACGCATCCTCCCTTCATCTTGAGCCGTTCGCTACTCTATAGCATACCTGACGAGGGAGACGAGCCGGGCGTGTTCCCTGCACGTTACCCTTCTGCTGGCGACGCGGTTTCAGCTTCATACCCCGGGCATTGCAACACCGGCAGTCGCGGATATTTCGTGTACGTGTCGTCGTTTTCGGCACGCAGGCAGTAGAAAAAGCGTGAGCCTTTGCCGCTGGTAATCGCCTTGGCGTGGTGGCAGGTAAAGCAGAGCCCGATCCGAAGCCGTTCTGGCGTTGCATCGTCCATGCAGCCTATCTATAAGAACCGGAAAGACAAGGGAAGCCTGGGACAGAAACAGAAGGGGAACCGGCCATGTCACTGACTGCTGACGATGTCAAACAACGGGCGCGAGAACTCGGTGCCGACGCGGTGGGAATCGCCAGCGCTGCCGTGATCAACGCGCATCCGCCCGATCCGAAATTTCCCCAAACTCCGGAACGTATCTCGCCGGAGATCCAAAGCGTGGTCGCCATCGTCAAGCGCATTCCCGCCGGTGCTTTTCGCACCAAGCGGCCGGAGTGCGTGCAGTACATGGACCAGTTGGTGCTGCGCGAGATGGATAAGGTCTGCATGCGGGTGGCGCAGTTTCTCGAAGAGGAGGGTGCCTACGCCTTTCCTCTGGCCTCGCAAGAAACCAAATGGGAGTTCAAGCGTGCCAGCTACGGCTATCTCTCGGGCCGCCACGTGGCGGTGGAGGCCGGGCTGGGCACGTTAGGGTTGGAAGTCAATTTCTTGTCGCCAGAGTCCGGTCCGCGCTGTTACACCTCGGCGGTGCTAACCACGGCGACGTTGGAGCCGGACGGGAAGTTGACGCGCCAGGTCTGCATCGGCGAAACCTGTAGCCGTTGTCTGTACTCTTGTCCCGCCGATGCCGTCTTGCAGTGGGGCATCGACAAGCGCGCCTGTTCGAAGTTCGCCCAGGAGTTCGGCTACAGCGTGATGCTAGGGCAGTTGCAGAAATTCGTGCAAGCGGCGGACGCCGAGGCGCAACTGGCTGTCCTCAAGACTCCAAGCGCTTATGCCGTGTGGCAGGGACTGCTGCGGGTCGTGGGGGCGTTCGGCGATTGTCCGCGCTGCCTGGAAGTGTGCCCGGTGGGCGACGATTATGTGCGATGGCTGGCGGACGAACACCGCGAGATTCCAGAAAAGAACGACCAGAAAGTTGTTCTTGCCAAGCAAATGCAAGCCGACCGCAAAGCTGGGAAAGACCTGCCCGGCCTGTCGCCGTGGAACATCCGTTGGGTGGGAGAAGAAGGCTACGTACCGCCGAAGAAGCTGACGGAGAAATAGTGGTCTATCAAGTTAATTGTGAGGGATAGACAGCAGAGGCGTCATTCCCGCGGAAGCGGGAATCTAGGGGGATGAACCGAAAGTTTCGGCTTGAAATTCCTGGATGCCCGCCTGCGCGGGCATGACGACTGGGCGCTCCCGCAGTGGTGGGCTGGTGGATCAAGGACGTTAGAGAAAGCATACTGACATGGAACTCACCTCTGCTCTCGTGAAAGCCAAGGCCAAGGAATTCGGCGCGGATCTGGTCGGCATCGCCGATGGGAAGGTGCTGGATGCCTATCCGCCGGACCCGAAGCATCCGCAGACGCCTTCTCTTGTGACGCAACGCGATAACGCGAGCGTGATCGTGTTGGCCAAGCGCCACTTGGCGGGCACCACGCGTCTCAAAGACTGGAACGAACGCCACAAGCAATACGCGGCGGAACTGGCGTTGTCGCAGTTGGAGGAGGCGTCGCTCAAGCTAGTCTATTTTCTAGAGGATGAAGCCGGACATCCCGCCCTGATCATTCCTCCCATGCACACCGACACCGCGCGCAATTACCGTGCGTACATGGAGGGCGGCACTTATGGCGCGCTGTCGCTCACCCATGCCGCTGTGGAAGCCGGGCTGGGCACGCTGGGTCTGAATCTGATGCTGCTCACACCCGAGTATGGTCCGCGCGTACTCCTCACCGCCGTACTGACCTCGGCGCAGTTGGAACCAGACCAACGCATGACCTCACCGCTGTGCTTGGGGGAAGAATGCGGACGCTGCCTGTTGGCTTGTCCTGGGGATGCGATTCTTCAGTGGGGACTGGATAAGAAGAAGTGCGCTCCCTACGCTTCTCCGTATGGCTTCTCCAAGGTGGTGGAGCACGTCGGTAACGTAGTGCGTGCCGGTAGCGTGGAAGAACAAGTCGAGTTACTGCGCAGCGGCGATTCCTTCAACATTTGGCAGACTATTCTGCGCGGGGTGGGCGCATACACCGGCTGCACCCGCTGCGAAGATGTGTGTCCGGTCGGGCAGGATTATGCACGGCACTTGCAGGACATTCAGCAGGACATTCCCGAGGCGACGCCGGACAAAGAGGCACGCCTAGCGGAGATGCGTCAACGCCGCGCGGCAGGCGAGGTCAGCGAAGGTCGCGAGCACTCGCGCCGGTGGATTGGCGAGCAAAGTACCGAGTAGAAAGTGTCAAGTGGAAAGTACCGAGTGGAAAGTGTTCGCACTCAGTACTGCCAACTAACCACTAATAACCAACAACTAACAACTCCTCGCAGGTTTCTATGGAATTCCGAGCGATCACTCTCCAACTCGATGACATCAACGAAGTCGCGCGGCTGGCGCGCCTGGCGGAAGATGCGGGCTTCAGTCTGGCTTGGGGCATCGATACCCCGCGCTCTAACGCCTTCGTGCACCTGGCGGCGATGGCGGCGAACACCAAAACTATTCAGATTGGTTCGGGCATCGCGCGCGCGTTCGTGCGTGGACCGTTGCAAACTGCGGCGGCGGCGGCGGATCTCGACCGACTGTCCCACGGGCGCATGGTGCTGGGTCTGGGCAGCGGAACGCGCAAGCAAAATCTCTACGAGACCGGCACCTCATTCGACCACCCGGCCTCGCAGATTAAGGAACTCATTCGCGCGATCCGTCAGGTCTGGGCGCTCAACGGCGAGCAAGACCTCGACTTTCAGGGCAAGTTCTATCGCTTGAACTGCCGTGGGTTCACGCTCACCAAGCCGATCCGTCAGGACATGCCGATCTACATGGCGGCGGTGAATCCGCTCATGTTGCGCGTGGCTGGGGAAGTGGCGGATGGGTTGGCCGGGCATCCCTGCTATTCCGCGCGCTACATGAAAGAAGTCGGCATTCCGGAGATGACCGTCGGTTGGCAACGCGCGGGCAAGAGTCGCGCCGACTTCAAGATCACCAGTTGGCTGATTACCAACATCGCCACAGACCGCAAACAGGCGCGACGCGAGGCGGCGTATCAGATCGGGTTCTACATGTCAACGCGTTCGTACGGTGGCATCATGGATTTTCATGGCTGGCAAAAAGAAAAAGAAGCCATTCGCGTGGCCTTCTTCGAGAAGCGTGACATGGAGGCCGTGGCGGATGCCGTGTCCGACGACATGATCGACCACCTCGCATTGGCCGGTACGCCGGACGACTGCCGCCAGCAACTCGAACGTTACCGTGAGGTGTTGGACTTTCCGACGCTGTACACCGCCGGTGTCGGCCCGGCGCG from Deltaproteobacteria bacterium includes these protein-coding regions:
- a CDS encoding metallopeptidase family protein, which codes for MTTPCSHLNPDRSLRQTTSLEEFARLVVRALDTLPAEIAEKLDNVAVTIEDQPSPEVLQEKGLTNPNDLFGLYRGIPRPWRSVFAPLTDFPDKIEIYYQPIVRACHHPRDIRDLVRRVVIHEVGHHFGMSHEQMRRVGY
- a CDS encoding epoxyqueuosine reductase; the encoded protein is MELTSALVKAKAKEFGADLVGIADGKVLDAYPPDPKHPQTPSLVTQRDNASVIVLAKRHLAGTTRLKDWNERHKQYAAELALSQLEEASLKLVYFLEDEAGHPALIIPPMHTDTARNYRAYMEGGTYGALSLTHAAVEAGLGTLGLNLMLLTPEYGPRVLLTAVLTSAQLEPDQRMTSPLCLGEECGRCLLACPGDAILQWGLDKKKCAPYASPYGFSKVVEHVGNVVRAGSVEEQVELLRSGDSFNIWQTILRGVGAYTGCTRCEDVCPVGQDYARHLQDIQQDIPEATPDKEARLAEMRQRRAAGEVSEGREHSRRWIGEQSTE
- a CDS encoding lipid-transfer protein, with the translated sequence MDLLTLKDKTAIVGIGHTEYSRDSGRSEMSLAVEAIRNAITDAGLKPSDIDGIAKYTMDNNSEIDIAANLGIPALRFFGEVGYGGGGGPVGSVLLGAMAVATGMANCVVAFRAMNERSGRGTPRYGQAAVRKGASGSSAYHEPFGLFSPAQMVALAARRHMHLYGTKSEHFGAIAVACRTHAQNNPNAVMRGRPITIEDHQSSRMIADPLHLLDCCLETDGGAAVVITSAERARDLKHKPAHIMGGAFGAGAWNIHRVVKNVEAPETESTAIAKVLFGRAGVTHKDIDVCFLYDHFTPLVLFAFEELGFCPRGEGGPFVSDGKLLYANGSLPFNTSGGNLSEGYIHGMENTIEAVRQLRGQATNQVKDAEVAFVASGNGVPNTAMILHR
- a CDS encoding LLM class flavin-dependent oxidoreductase, translated to MEFRAITLQLDDINEVARLARLAEDAGFSLAWGIDTPRSNAFVHLAAMAANTKTIQIGSGIARAFVRGPLQTAAAAADLDRLSHGRMVLGLGSGTRKQNLYETGTSFDHPASQIKELIRAIRQVWALNGEQDLDFQGKFYRLNCRGFTLTKPIRQDMPIYMAAVNPLMLRVAGEVADGLAGHPCYSARYMKEVGIPEMTVGWQRAGKSRADFKITSWLITNIATDRKQARREAAYQIGFYMSTRSYGGIMDFHGWQKEKEAIRVAFFEKRDMEAVADAVSDDMIDHLALAGTPDDCRQQLERYREVLDFPTLYTAGVGPARTVPQERVRENLQTIIETFAQ